A genomic region of Gossypium hirsutum isolate 1008001.06 chromosome D01, Gossypium_hirsutum_v2.1, whole genome shotgun sequence contains the following coding sequences:
- the LOC107921534 gene encoding probable disease resistance protein At4g27220 gives MEDLVRYAWGLNLYDKANSIEEMRTQVSNVIEYLKNCCLLEDGDVGRYVDRDGNFDRYVKLHDLVRDVTLWIASEEKSGFIIKSRLELLNKNSECCKAISLLDIEEKNLPNRLILSKLEILLLNNCEGSKSEGLADELGRLENLKMLDLKRLDNMNFPPNVIRRLSQLEELYLPGLEYREISNYIFLEIKFLTRLTRLFLEVSSLHFPLEFEFPELKYYNICINYISSIHYSRFEEARSLKVEKVFPYNAVSQLLGNLESLQVSRIEDEYVECLTNKTQQKVSASMILRDLKVVRIEYCKNLKVVFQMEEVEENEAPLLSNLKILHLQNLLDLSCIWELPTQHGVPLSAFKDSFKISKQLELTAIKDHNLVPEANEDGLNGVISLRLRDCTYLECLVDTTTTATKNGPAEAELIFSMEDIDSEDVNLCDLVNTQLIQKSPDFEYITLENFEQLFQLQGGNIISSLEKMELFNVIRLQDIWKGPIHVATNLRELRVHRCNNLTYIFPVALIRHLPQLSILNIASCENLKQIIGNDDILASSSSPQGPQLEMKLVFPQLKQIVLENLPNLESFSPLGSHLEFSCLDLLDIKQCSKVITRFSADYLTLIVHGKTDQASQLNDTSSSREDIIWERRKATLLPQYKEAGAEEISPFK, from the exons ATGGAAGACTTGGTGCGATATGCTTGGGGTTTGAACTTATATGACAAGGCTAATTCGATTGAAGAAATGAGAACTCAAGTCTCGAATGTCATCGAATACCTCAAAAATTGTTGCTTGTTAGAAGATGGAGATGTTGGAAG GTATGTTGATCGAGATGGAAATTTTGACAG GTACGTTAAGTTACATGACTTAGTTCGTGATGTTACTCTATGGATTGCATCAGAAGAAAAAAGTGGCTTTATAATCAAATCTAGATTGGAGTTACTAAATAAAAACTCTGAATGTTGTAAAGCAATCTCATTGTTGGACATTGAAGAGAAAAATTTGCCTAATAGATTGATTCTTTCGAAGCTTGAGATCCTATTGCTTAATAACTGTGAG GGTTCAAAGTCTGAGGGTTTGGCAGATGAATTAGGGAGATTGGAAAATCTAAAGATGTTGGATCTAAAGAGGTTGGACAATATGAACTTTCCACCTAATGTCATTCGAAGGTTGTCTCAACTAGAGGAGCTGTACCTACCAGGATTAGAGTATAGAGAGATAAGTAACTATATCTTTCTCGAGATAAAATTTTTGACCAGACTAACAAGACTATTTCTTGAGGTATCTTCTCTACATTTTCCGCTAGAGTTTGAGTTTCctgaattaaaatattacaatatatGCATAAACTATATAAGCAGCATACATTATTCTCGTTTTGAGGAAGCAAGATCCTTGAAAGTTGAGAAAGTGTTTCCTTACAATGCAGTTTCCCAATTACTTGGGAATTTAGAGTCTCTACAAGTGTCACGTATCGAGGATGAGTATGTAGAATGCTTGACTAATAAAACACAACAAAAGGTGTCAGCATCAATGATCTTACGAGACCTTAAAGTAGTGAGAATTGAATACTGCAAGAATCTAAAAGTGGTATTTCAAATGGAGGAGGTGGAAGAAAATGAAGCTCCGCTCCTttcaaatttaaagattttacaTCTTCAAAACTTACTAGATTTGAGTTGCATATGGGAATTGCCAACCCAACAT GGTGTTCCACTATCAGCATTCAAGGATTCGTTCAAAATTTCGAAACAACTTGAACTAACAGCAATTAAGGATCATAATCTGGTTCCAGAAGCTAATGAAGATGGACTAAATGGAGTAATTTCACTTCGACTTCGGGATTGCACGTATCTCGAATGCTTGGTTGATACCACCACTACTGCAACAAAGAATGGTCCAGCTGAAGCG GAGTTGATCTTCTCTATGGAAGATATAGACAGTGAAGATGTGAATTTGTGTGATTTGGTAAACACTCAGTTGATACAAAAATCACCAGATTTCGAATATATAACTTTGGAGAACTTTGAACAATTGTTTCAGCTTCAGGGTGGAAATATCATCTCAAGTCTAGAGAAAATGGAGCTTTTTAATGTGATTAGGTTGCAAGATATATGGAAGGGTCCCATCCATGTTGCAACCAATCTTAGAGAACTAAGGGTTCACCGCTGCAATAATTTGACATATATCTTTCCAGTGGCGCTCATTCGACATTTACCACAATTAAGCATTCTAAACATAGCGTCATGTGAGAACTTGAAGCAAATAATTGGAAATGATGACATTTTAGCATCTTCATCATCACCACAAGGTCCTCAGTTGGAGATGAAATTGGTATTCCCTCAGTTAAAGCAAATAGTACTTGAAAATTTGCCAAATCTCGAGAGCTTTAGCCCTTTGGGTTCTCATCTGGAATTCTCATGTTTGGATTTGCTTGACATTAAGCAATGCTCCAAGGTGATCACAAGATTCAGTGCAGATTATTTAACGTTGATTGTGCATGGTAAAACTGATCAG GCATCTCAGCTAAATGATACCAGTTCCTCACGAGAAGATATAATCTGGGAAAGGAGAAAAGCCACCTTACTACCTCAGTATAAAGAAGCTGGAGCTGAAGAAATTTCACCATTTAAGTGA